From Candoia aspera isolate rCanAsp1 chromosome 4, rCanAsp1.hap2, whole genome shotgun sequence, a single genomic window includes:
- the LOC134497944 gene encoding collagen alpha-6(VI) chain-like, with protein sequence MYDLICFLEIPKCPAYPTELVFALDVSQDTTSEIFQEMRKTVIDIVNQTNIRESNCPAGARVAVVSFSSNTNYLIRFTDFQSKSKLLQELKGVSFQRTTNRRDIGGSMRFVARHLFKRTLQGANTRKVAVFFSSGDSDNPDSIGTAVLEFSALDIQPAVISFKNIPEVIQAFEMDSTGLFQVITIHEKSDYLSALERLQVCVICYDKCNPDESCFRTPPFEPEAYIDAAFVLENSRQISTAAFEELKRFLSTALDSFVISSDPVTSLIGDRVAVVSHAPPYFQLRSPKVPVKVEFDFVTYESKRQMKRHIEESVQKLNGEAALGHAIEWTIDNIFSEGPNQRTNKAIFVISVGETSQWDKEVLSDAALRAKCEGYTLFVLSVGPEYDYIELVELASQPLEHHMVQLGRIHKAELEYAAKFLKPFIHLLRSEIHSYPHPELQRICAKISHQKPSAPFDKTPLNKIHLVDETGSAFLEHLQSDSLFPEKMVKNAQQSIIFGN encoded by the exons atgtatgATCTCATTTGCTTTCTAGAAATACCAAAATGTCCAGCCTATCCCACAGAATTAGTATTTGCCTTGGATGTATCCCAAGATACCACCTCTGAGATATTTCAAGAAATGAGAAAGACTGTCATTGATATTGTGAACCAAACCAACATCAGAGAGAGCAATTGCCCTGCGGGAGCCAGAGTGGCTGTTGTGTCCTTCAGCTCCAACACCAACTACCTCATCCGCTTCACAGATTTCCAGAGCAAGAGCAAGTTGCTGCAGGAGCTCAAGGGAGTTTCTTTCCAGAGAACAACCAACAGACGGGACATTGGTGGGTCCATGAGGTTTGTTGCCAGGCATCTCTTCAAGCGAACTCTCCAAGGTGCTAACACGAGGAAAGTTGCTGTCTTCTTCAGCAGTGGAGACTCTGACAATCCTGACTCGATTGGCACAGCGGTCCTAGAGTTCAGTGCCTTAGACATCCAGCCAGCagtcatttcttttaaaaacatcccTGAAGTTATCCAAGCTTTTGAG aTGGACAGTACAGGATTGTTTCAAGTTATCACCATCCATGAGAAGAGTGATTATCTTTCAGCCTTAGAAAGACTTCAGGTGTGCGTAATTTGCTATG ACAAATGCAATCCAGATGAATCTTGCTTCAGAACTCCACCGTTCGAACCTGAGGCATATATAGATGCTGCTTTCGTGTtggaaaattccaggcaaataAGCACTGCTGCATTTGAAGAACTGAAACGTTTCCTAAGTACGGCACTGGACAGCTTTGTAATTTCTTCAGATCCAGTGACCTCTTTGATAGGTGATCGGGTAGCTGTTGTGAGCCACGCTCCACCATATTTCCAACTCCGAAGTCCAAAGGTTCCGGTAAAAGTTGAGTTTGACTTTGTGACATATGAAAGTAAAAGACAAATGAAGAGGCATATTGAGGAATCTGTTCAGAAGCTAAATGGAGAAGCTGCTCTTGGCCATGCCATAGAGTGGACAATTGATAATATCTTTTCAGAAGGACCCAACCAGAGAACAAACAAGGCTATTTTTGTCATATCTGTTGGAGAAACAAGTCAGTGGGATAAGGAAGTGTTGAGTGATGCAGCCCTGAGAGCCAAATGCGAAGGCTACACTCTGTTTGTGCTCTCAGTAGGGCCTGAGTATGATTACATAGAACTTGTGGAACTGGCAAGTCAGCCCTTGGAGCATCACATGGTACAGCTTGGCAGAATtcacaaggctgaactggaataTGCAGCGAAATTTCTGAAGCCATTTATACATCTGCTCAGAA GTGAAATACACAGCTATCCACACCCAGAACTCCAGAGAATATGTGCAAAAATCAGTCATCAAAAACCTAG TGCTCCCTTTGACAAGACTCCactaaataaaattcatttaGTTGATGAGACCGGCTCAGCTTTTCTAGAACACCTGCAAAGTGATTCTTTATTCCCCGAAAAGATGGTCAAGAATGCGCAGCAGTCCATT aTATTTGGAAATTAA